The Pseudomonas eucalypticola genome has a window encoding:
- the xylA gene encoding xylose isomerase codes for MPYFPAVDKIRYEGPASESPLAFRHYEADQQVLGKPMREHLRMAACYWHTFVWPGADMFGVGTFQRPWHGTGNPLELAIGKAEAAFEFFSKLGIDYYSFHDTDVAPEGSSLKEYQHNFAHMVDHLERHQQDTGIQLLWGTANCFSNPRYAAGAASNPDPEVFAYAATQVYNALNATLRLKGANYVLWGGREGYETLLNTDLKREREQLGRFMRMVVEHKHAIGFKGDLLIEPKPQEPTKHQYDYDSATVFGFLQQFGLEAEIKVNIEANHATLAGHSFHHEIATALSLGIFGSIDANRGDPQNGWDTDQFPNSVEEMTLATYEIIKAGGFRSGGFNFDAKVRRQSVDEVDLFHGHVAAMDVLALALKRAAAMVENDRLQQFKEQRYAGWQQPLGQKVLAGEFTLQTLAEHAVAQDLHPRAVSGRQEMLEGVVNRFIYP; via the coding sequence CACCTGCGCATGGCCGCCTGTTATTGGCACACTTTCGTGTGGCCGGGCGCCGACATGTTCGGCGTGGGCACCTTCCAGCGTCCGTGGCACGGCACGGGCAACCCCCTGGAACTGGCCATCGGCAAGGCCGAGGCGGCGTTCGAGTTCTTCTCCAAACTGGGCATCGACTATTACAGCTTCCACGACACCGACGTGGCCCCGGAAGGCAGCTCGCTGAAGGAATACCAGCACAATTTCGCGCACATGGTCGACCACCTGGAACGCCACCAGCAGGACACCGGCATCCAGTTGCTGTGGGGCACCGCCAATTGCTTCAGCAACCCGCGCTACGCCGCCGGGGCCGCCAGCAACCCGGACCCCGAGGTATTCGCCTATGCCGCGACCCAGGTGTACAACGCCCTGAACGCCACACTGCGCCTCAAGGGTGCCAACTATGTGCTGTGGGGCGGCCGTGAGGGCTACGAGACCCTGCTCAACACCGACCTCAAGCGCGAGCGCGAGCAACTGGGGCGCTTCATGCGCATGGTGGTGGAACACAAGCACGCCATCGGCTTCAAGGGTGACCTGCTGATCGAGCCCAAGCCCCAGGAGCCCACCAAGCACCAGTACGACTACGACAGCGCCACGGTGTTCGGCTTCCTGCAGCAGTTCGGCCTGGAAGCGGAAATCAAGGTCAACATCGAAGCCAACCACGCCACCCTGGCGGGCCACAGTTTTCACCACGAGATCGCCACCGCCCTGTCCCTGGGCATCTTTGGCAGCATCGACGCCAACCGCGGCGACCCGCAGAACGGCTGGGACACCGACCAGTTTCCCAACAGCGTCGAGGAAATGACCCTGGCCACCTACGAGATCATCAAGGCCGGAGGATTCCGCAGCGGCGGTTTCAACTTCGACGCCAAGGTACGGCGCCAGAGCGTGGATGAGGTGGACCTGTTCCACGGCCATGTGGCGGCCATGGACGTGCTGGCCCTGGCCCTCAAGCGCGCCGCCGCCATGGTCGAGAACGACCGGTTGCAACAGTTCAAGGAACAGCGCTACGCCGGTTGGCAGCAGCCCCTGGGGCAGAAAGTGCTGGCCGGCGAATTCACCCTGCAGACCCTGGCCGAACATGCCGTGGCCCAGGACCTCCACCCTCGGGCGGTCAGCGGCCGCCAGGAGATGCTCGAAGGCGTGGTCAACCGCTTTATCTACCCCTGA
- the xylF gene encoding D-xylose ABC transporter substrate-binding protein yields MKSFKRTLLAGALALLSLPVMADAAHPKIGFSIDDLRLERWARDRDYFVAAAEKMDAKVYVQSADANEQKQISQIENLISRGVDVIVIVPFNATVLTNTVAEAKKAGIKVVSYDRLILNADIDAYISFDNEKVGEMQASGVLKAAPKGNYFLLGGAPTDNNAKVLREGQMKVLQPAIDKGDIKIVGQQWVKEWNPTEALSIVENALTRNNNKIDGIVASNDATAGGAIQALAAQKLAGKVPISGQDADLAAVKRVLDGTQTMTVYKPLKLIASEAAKLSVQLARNEKPAYSSQYDNGSKKVDTILLTPTPLTKDNIDLLEKDGFYTKAQIAGQ; encoded by the coding sequence ATGAAATCATTCAAACGCACACTCCTGGCCGGTGCCCTCGCCCTGCTGTCGCTGCCGGTGATGGCCGACGCGGCCCACCCCAAGATCGGCTTTTCCATCGATGACCTGCGCCTGGAGCGCTGGGCCCGGGACCGCGATTACTTCGTCGCGGCGGCGGAGAAAATGGACGCCAAGGTCTACGTGCAGTCGGCCGACGCCAACGAGCAGAAGCAGATTTCCCAGATCGAGAATCTCATCTCCCGCGGCGTGGACGTGATCGTGATCGTGCCGTTCAACGCCACCGTGCTGACCAACACCGTTGCCGAGGCAAAGAAGGCGGGCATCAAGGTGGTCTCTTATGACCGACTGATCCTCAATGCCGACATCGACGCGTACATTTCCTTCGACAACGAGAAAGTCGGCGAAATGCAGGCGAGCGGTGTGCTCAAGGCCGCGCCGAAAGGCAATTACTTCCTGCTCGGCGGCGCCCCTACCGACAACAACGCCAAGGTGCTGCGCGAAGGCCAGATGAAAGTGCTGCAACCGGCCATCGACAAGGGCGATATCAAGATCGTGGGCCAGCAGTGGGTCAAGGAATGGAACCCCACCGAGGCGCTGAGCATCGTCGAAAACGCCCTGACCCGGAACAACAACAAGATCGACGGCATCGTCGCCTCCAACGACGCCACCGCGGGCGGCGCTATCCAGGCGCTGGCCGCGCAGAAACTGGCGGGCAAGGTGCCGATATCCGGCCAGGACGCTGACCTGGCGGCGGTAAAGCGCGTGCTCGACGGCACCCAGACCATGACCGTGTACAAGCCGTTGAAGCTGATCGCTTCCGAGGCGGCCAAACTGTCGGTGCAACTGGCGCGCAACGAAAAGCCGGCCTACAGCTCGCAGTACGACAATGGCAGCAAGAAGGTCGACACCATCCTGCTCACCCCTACCCCGCTGACCAAGGACAACATCGACCTGCTGGAGAAAGACGGCTTCTACACCAAGGCGCAAATCGCAGGGCAGTAA
- the xylG gene encoding D-xylose ABC transporter ATP-binding protein: MSEYLLEMKGIVKTFGGVHALNGIDIKVRPGECVGLCGENGAGKSTLMKVLSAVYPWGSWEGEILWQGQPLRAHSISETEAAGIVIIHQELTLVPDLSVAENIFMGHELTLFGGRMNYPAMIHRAEALMRELKVPDMNVSLPVSQYGGGYQQLVEIAKALNKKARLLILDEPSSALTRSEIEVLLDIIRDLKAKGVACVYISHKLDEVAAVCDTIAVIRDGKHVATTAMADLDIPRIITQMVGRELSSLYPNSPHDIGEVIFEARHFTCLDVDNPKRKRVDDVSFSLRRGEILGIAGLVGAGRTELVSALFGAYPGRYQGEVWLAGQRIDTSTPLKAIRNGLCMVPEDRKRQGIIPDLGVGQNITLAVLDSYSKMTRIDAEAELGSIDQEIARLHLKTASPFLPITSLSGGNQQKAVLAKMLLTQPRVLILDEPTRGVDVGAKYEIYKLMSALAAQGVAIIMVSSELAEVLGVSDRVLVIGEGQLRGDFINQGLSQETVLAAALSQPVHTDPTDRKPV; encoded by the coding sequence ATGTCCGAATACCTGCTGGAAATGAAAGGCATCGTCAAGACCTTTGGCGGCGTGCATGCCCTGAACGGCATCGACATCAAGGTCAGACCCGGGGAATGCGTGGGCTTGTGCGGCGAGAATGGCGCTGGCAAGTCAACGCTGATGAAGGTGCTGTCAGCGGTGTACCCCTGGGGCAGCTGGGAGGGCGAGATTCTCTGGCAAGGCCAGCCCCTGCGGGCGCACTCCATCAGCGAAACCGAAGCCGCGGGCATTGTCATCATCCACCAGGAACTGACCCTGGTGCCCGACCTGTCGGTGGCCGAGAACATCTTCATGGGCCACGAGCTGACCCTGTTCGGCGGGCGCATGAACTACCCGGCCATGATCCACCGCGCCGAGGCCCTGATGCGCGAGCTCAAGGTGCCGGACATGAACGTGTCGCTGCCGGTGTCGCAATACGGCGGCGGCTATCAGCAACTGGTGGAAATCGCCAAGGCGCTGAACAAGAAGGCCCGCCTGCTGATTCTGGACGAGCCCTCCTCGGCCCTGACCCGCTCGGAAATCGAGGTGTTGCTGGACATCATTCGCGACCTGAAGGCCAAGGGCGTGGCGTGCGTGTACATCTCCCACAAGCTCGACGAGGTGGCAGCGGTGTGCGACACCATCGCCGTGATCCGCGACGGCAAGCACGTGGCGACCACCGCCATGGCCGACCTGGACATCCCGCGCATCATCACCCAGATGGTCGGGCGCGAACTGAGCAGCCTTTACCCTAACAGCCCGCACGACATTGGCGAGGTGATCTTCGAGGCCCGGCACTTCACCTGCCTGGACGTCGACAACCCCAAGCGCAAGCGCGTCGACGATGTGTCGTTCAGCCTGCGTCGCGGCGAGATCCTGGGCATCGCCGGGCTGGTGGGCGCCGGGCGCACAGAGCTGGTATCGGCGCTGTTCGGCGCCTACCCCGGGCGGTACCAGGGCGAGGTGTGGCTAGCAGGACAGCGCATCGACACCAGCACCCCGCTCAAGGCCATTCGCAATGGTCTGTGCATGGTGCCCGAAGACCGCAAGCGCCAAGGCATCATCCCCGACCTGGGCGTGGGCCAGAACATCACCCTGGCGGTGCTGGACAGCTATTCGAAAATGACCCGCATCGACGCCGAGGCCGAACTGGGCAGCATCGACCAAGAAATCGCCCGCCTGCACCTCAAGACCGCCAGCCCCTTCCTGCCCATTACCAGCCTGTCCGGTGGCAACCAGCAGAAAGCCGTGCTGGCCAAGATGCTGCTGACCCAGCCCCGGGTGCTGATTCTCGATGAACCCACCCGCGGCGTGGATGTGGGCGCCAAGTACGAAATCTACAAACTGATGAGCGCCCTGGCAGCCCAGGGCGTGGCGATCATCATGGTGTCCTCGGAACTGGCCGAAGTGCTGGGGGTATCCGACCGCGTGCTGGTGATTGGCGAAGGCCAGCTGCGCGGCGACTTCATCAACCAGGGCCTGAGCCAGGAAACCGTGCTGGCGGCCGCCCTGAGCCAACCCGTGCACACTGACCCTACTGATCGGAAGCCCGTGTAG
- a CDS encoding sugar ABC transporter permease: MNQVKQLFSRYKMLALVIAVAIIWLFFSWQTEGGFVTPRNLSNLLRQMSITGILACGMVLVIISGEIDLSVGSLLGLLGGVAAILDVVYHLPLLVNLGLVAVLGLVIGLANGAMTAYLRIPSFIVGLGGMLAFRGVLLGVTGGTTIAPVSPQLVYVGQGYLPPAVGMILGAVLFALTLVLTWKQRRNRALHGLAARPLLRDVLRVVLIGAVLAGFVYTLNSYDGIPVPVLLLLVLLGVFSYVTSQTVFGRRIYSVGSNMEATRLSGINVQAVKLWIFGIMGVMCALAGLVNTARLAAGSPSAGNMGELDAIAACFIGGTSMRGGSGTVYGALLGALVITSLDNGMSMLDVDSYWQMIVKGSILVLAVWVDVSTRSGRR; this comes from the coding sequence ATGAACCAGGTCAAGCAACTGTTCAGCCGCTACAAAATGCTCGCGCTGGTGATCGCCGTGGCGATCATCTGGCTGTTCTTCAGTTGGCAGACCGAGGGCGGCTTCGTCACCCCGCGCAACCTGTCCAACCTGCTGCGGCAGATGTCCATCACCGGCATCCTGGCCTGCGGCATGGTGCTGGTGATCATCAGCGGCGAGATCGACTTGTCGGTGGGCTCGCTGCTGGGGTTGCTGGGGGGCGTGGCCGCGATCCTCGACGTGGTTTACCACTTGCCACTGCTGGTTAACCTGGGGCTGGTGGCGGTGTTGGGCCTGGTGATCGGCCTGGCCAACGGCGCCATGACCGCCTACCTGCGCATTCCTTCGTTCATCGTCGGGCTGGGCGGCATGCTGGCGTTTCGCGGGGTGCTGCTGGGCGTCACCGGCGGCACCACCATCGCCCCGGTGTCGCCGCAACTGGTGTACGTGGGCCAGGGTTACCTGCCGCCGGCGGTCGGGATGATACTGGGCGCGGTGCTGTTCGCCCTGACCCTGGTGCTGACCTGGAAGCAACGGCGCAACCGCGCCCTCCATGGCCTGGCGGCGCGGCCCCTGTTACGTGACGTGCTGCGTGTGGTGCTGATTGGCGCGGTCCTGGCCGGCTTCGTCTACACCCTCAACAGCTACGACGGCATTCCAGTGCCGGTGCTGCTGTTGCTGGTGTTGCTGGGGGTGTTCAGCTACGTCACCAGCCAGACCGTGTTTGGCCGGCGCATCTACTCGGTGGGCAGCAACATGGAGGCCACGCGGTTGTCGGGCATCAACGTGCAGGCCGTCAAGTTGTGGATTTTCGGCATCATGGGCGTGATGTGCGCCCTGGCCGGGTTGGTCAACACCGCGCGCCTGGCGGCAGGTTCGCCGTCGGCGGGCAACATGGGCGAGCTGGATGCCATCGCCGCATGCTTTATCGGCGGCACTTCAATGCGCGGCGGCTCCGGCACCGTGTACGGCGCCTTGCTGGGCGCCCTGGTGATCACCAGCCTGGACAACGGCATGTCGATGCTGGACGTGGACAGCTACTGGCAGATGATCGTCAAGGGCAGCATCCTGGTGCTGGCGGTGTGGGTGGACGTGAGCACCCGAAGCGGCCGGCGCTAA
- a CDS encoding metal/formaldehyde-sensitive transcriptional repressor, which translates to MGHIASNKDDLLKRVKRIAGQIQAVERALESDHDCAKTLHLVAATRGAINGLMDEIIEDHAREHVANPALSDAERSQGVEELLEAIRRYSK; encoded by the coding sequence ATGGGCCACATAGCTTCGAACAAAGACGACCTGCTCAAGCGGGTCAAGCGCATCGCCGGGCAGATCCAGGCAGTAGAACGGGCCCTGGAGTCGGACCACGACTGCGCCAAGACCCTGCACCTGGTGGCCGCCACCCGCGGCGCCATCAACGGGCTGATGGACGAGATCATCGAAGACCACGCTCGCGAGCACGTGGCCAACCCGGCGCTCAGCGATGCCGAGCGCAGCCAGGGCGTGGAAGAACTGCTGGAAGCCATTCGGCGGTATTCGAAATGA
- the dmeF gene encoding CDF family Co(II)/Ni(II) efflux transporter DmeF has product MNAPHAHSHVFLGSTHDENARRTLWVVALTVVMMVGEIAAGYITGSMALLADGFHMATHAGALGIAAAAYAYARRHANSARYSFGTGKVGDLGGFASALILGLVSLGIGVESFMRLVNPTQVAFGTATLIAIVGLAVNIVSALLLGHGHGHGHHDHDHDHPHGHDNNLKSAYVHVLADALTSVLAIAALLAGRYLGWVWLDPAMGLVGALVIARWSWTLIGTTAGVLLDRTDEHVAAEIRQLVETPGDATITDLHVWRVGPEAHAAIVSVLGQGSLDAERIRERLKPVHEVSHLTVEFRAA; this is encoded by the coding sequence ATGAACGCGCCCCATGCCCATAGCCACGTATTCCTCGGCTCCACCCATGATGAAAATGCCCGCCGCACCCTGTGGGTAGTGGCCCTGACCGTGGTGATGATGGTCGGTGAAATCGCCGCAGGCTACATCACCGGTTCCATGGCCCTGCTCGCCGACGGCTTTCACATGGCCACCCATGCGGGCGCCCTGGGCATCGCCGCGGCAGCCTATGCCTATGCCAGGCGCCACGCCAACAGCGCCCGCTACAGCTTCGGTACCGGCAAGGTCGGCGACCTGGGCGGTTTCGCCTCGGCGCTGATTCTGGGGCTGGTGTCGCTGGGCATCGGCGTGGAGTCGTTCATGCGCCTGGTCAACCCCACCCAGGTGGCCTTCGGCACCGCCACGTTGATCGCGATAGTCGGCCTGGCGGTGAACATCGTCAGCGCCCTGCTGTTGGGGCACGGCCATGGCCACGGTCACCATGACCATGACCATGACCATCCCCATGGCCATGACAACAACCTGAAGTCCGCCTACGTGCACGTACTGGCCGACGCTCTCACCTCGGTGCTGGCCATCGCCGCCCTGCTGGCGGGTCGCTACCTGGGCTGGGTGTGGCTGGACCCGGCCATGGGCCTGGTGGGCGCGCTGGTGATCGCGCGCTGGTCCTGGACCCTGATCGGCACCACCGCCGGCGTCTTGCTCGACCGCACCGACGAGCACGTGGCCGCGGAAATTCGCCAGTTGGTGGAAACCCCGGGCGACGCCACCATCACCGACCTGCATGTGTGGCGTGTGGGGCCGGAAGCCCATGCCGCCATCGTCAGTGTGCTGGGCCAGGGCAGCCTGGATGCCGAGCGCATCCGCGAGCGTCTCAAGCCGGTTCACGAGGTCAGCCACCTGACCGTCGAATTCCGGGCGGCCTGA
- a CDS encoding DUF1289 domain-containing protein — protein MAKEIENPCIAVCQLSGDLCVSCGRSRQDIRQWKRMKRPEKMAAVQRATLRLKALNKARATS, from the coding sequence ATGGCCAAGGAAATCGAAAACCCGTGCATCGCCGTGTGCCAGCTCAGTGGCGACCTGTGCGTGAGCTGCGGGCGCAGCCGGCAGGACATTCGCCAGTGGAAACGCATGAAACGCCCGGAAAAAATGGCCGCCGTGCAACGCGCCACGCTGCGCCTCAAGGCCCTCAACAAAGCCCGAGCAACGTCGTAG
- a CDS encoding MBL fold metallo-hydrolase yields MDLLFLGTSSGVPTKARNVSATAVIEASGKAWYLVDCGEGTQHQLLHSPLSVRDLRAIFITHVHGDHCFGLPGLLASAGMSGRSEPLEMVLPQALHAWVRQSLAVSDTHLPFDLRLHALESLDQWTNASMAVNTVALSHRVPSWGYVFTEVNPDPRLDSERLLADGIPRGPLWGELAHGRDVEHEGRAIAASSYLRPSRPGRRIIVCGDNDRPELLAQVAPGADVLVHEATFTQPVLERAQTSHGHSTAAAVARFAEAAGVPNLVLTNFSARYQGDPKRSPCIDDVRVEAETHYSGRLVLAQDLQRYRVGRDAVLVAL; encoded by the coding sequence ATGGACCTGCTGTTTCTGGGCACCTCGTCCGGGGTGCCCACCAAGGCCCGCAACGTCAGCGCCACCGCGGTCATCGAAGCCTCCGGCAAAGCCTGGTACCTGGTCGACTGCGGCGAAGGCACGCAGCATCAACTGCTGCACTCGCCGCTGTCGGTGCGCGACCTTCGCGCCATCTTCATCACCCATGTGCACGGCGACCACTGTTTCGGCCTGCCAGGGTTGCTGGCCAGCGCTGGCATGTCCGGGCGCAGCGAACCGCTGGAAATGGTGTTGCCCCAGGCGCTGCACGCCTGGGTGCGCCAGAGCCTGGCCGTGAGTGACACCCACCTGCCTTTCGACCTGCGCCTGCATGCGCTGGAAAGCCTGGACCAGTGGACCAACGCCAGCATGGCGGTGAACACCGTAGCGCTGTCCCATCGGGTGCCCAGTTGGGGTTATGTGTTCACCGAGGTCAACCCTGACCCGCGCCTGGACAGCGAGCGTCTGCTGGCCGATGGCATACCCCGCGGGCCGCTATGGGGCGAACTGGCCCATGGCCGTGATGTGGAACATGAGGGCCGGGCAATCGCCGCCAGCAGCTACCTGCGCCCTTCCCGGCCGGGGCGGCGCATCATCGTCTGTGGTGACAACGACCGGCCCGAGTTGCTCGCGCAGGTGGCGCCAGGGGCCGACGTGCTGGTGCATGAGGCCACCTTTACCCAACCGGTCCTGGAGCGTGCGCAGACCAGCCATGGGCACAGCACCGCTGCGGCGGTGGCCCGGTTCGCCGAGGCCGCGGGCGTGCCGAACCTGGTGCTGACAAATTTCAGTGCGCGCTACCAGGGCGACCCGAAGCGCAGCCCGTGCATCGATGACGTGCGGGTGGAGGCTGAAACACACTACAGCGGGCGGTTGGTGCTGGCGCAGGACCTGCAGCGTTACCGTGTGGGGCGGGACGCAGTGCTGGTCGCCCTCTAG
- a CDS encoding aldehyde dehydrogenase family protein, protein MTDQTTHVFSIDPALTRRFYINGDWCLPVREAGSLPVVNPATEQVVANVAKGTALDVDQAVVAARAAFTHWSVSPVASRVRILTRLHELMLERNEQFAQALSLEMGAAIGFARTLQVPLAAEHIRVVRDLLPEYPFQQVENGTAIVREAIGVCALITPWNWPLYQITAKAAAAIAAGCTVVLKPSELSPLSALLFAQLVHDAGVPAGVFNLVNGSGAEVGEAMASHPDIDMISITGSNRAGALVAQAAAPTVKRVTQELGGKSPNVLLPDADFARVVPLGVMTAFRNVGQSCSAPTRMLVPRARLAEVEALAAATAESILVGDPASPDTVLGPIANQAQFNRVQAMIASGIEVGARLICGGTGRVAGLEVGYYARPTIFSDVEPGMAIAQEEIFGPVLCILPYDTLDDAVAIANNTVYGLSAHVQGTDLNQVRAVASRIRAGQVLLNHPAWNPHAPFGGYKRSGNGREFGVHGFEEYLETKAIIGYEPT, encoded by the coding sequence ATGACCGACCAGACCACCCATGTTTTCAGCATCGACCCGGCCCTCACGCGCCGGTTCTATATCAATGGCGATTGGTGCCTGCCGGTGCGCGAGGCGGGCAGCCTGCCCGTGGTCAACCCCGCGACCGAGCAGGTAGTGGCCAACGTCGCCAAAGGCACCGCGCTGGATGTCGACCAGGCCGTGGTGGCTGCCCGCGCTGCGTTTACCCACTGGAGTGTTTCGCCGGTGGCCAGCCGGGTGCGGATACTCACGCGCTTGCATGAGCTGATGCTGGAGCGCAACGAGCAGTTCGCCCAGGCCTTGTCCCTCGAGATGGGCGCTGCCATCGGCTTTGCCCGCACCTTGCAGGTGCCCCTGGCCGCGGAGCACATTCGGGTCGTCCGTGATCTGTTGCCCGAGTATCCCTTCCAGCAGGTTGAGAACGGTACTGCCATCGTCCGTGAAGCCATTGGCGTATGCGCGCTGATCACCCCATGGAACTGGCCGCTCTACCAGATCACCGCCAAGGCCGCCGCGGCCATCGCCGCAGGTTGCACCGTGGTACTCAAACCCAGCGAACTGTCGCCGTTGAGCGCGCTGCTGTTCGCCCAACTGGTGCACGACGCCGGTGTGCCTGCCGGGGTATTCAACCTGGTCAACGGCAGCGGCGCCGAGGTGGGCGAAGCCATGGCCAGCCATCCTGACATCGACATGATCTCCATCACCGGCTCCAACCGCGCCGGCGCCCTGGTAGCCCAGGCCGCGGCACCGACGGTGAAGCGCGTGACCCAGGAACTGGGTGGCAAATCCCCCAACGTGCTCCTGCCCGATGCCGACTTCGCCAGGGTGGTACCGCTGGGCGTGATGACGGCATTCCGTAACGTGGGCCAGTCCTGCAGCGCGCCGACCCGCATGCTGGTGCCACGTGCGCGCCTGGCCGAGGTCGAAGCCCTGGCGGCGGCCACCGCCGAGTCGATCCTGGTGGGTGACCCGGCCTCGCCTGACACCGTGCTTGGCCCCATCGCCAACCAGGCCCAATTCAACCGCGTGCAGGCGATGATCGCTTCAGGCATCGAGGTGGGCGCCAGGCTGATCTGCGGCGGTACGGGACGTGTAGCGGGCCTGGAAGTCGGTTATTACGCCCGGCCGACCATTTTCTCCGACGTCGAACCGGGCATGGCCATTGCTCAGGAAGAAATCTTCGGCCCGGTGCTGTGCATCCTCCCGTATGACACCCTGGACGACGCCGTGGCTATCGCCAACAACACGGTCTATGGCCTCAGCGCCCACGTGCAAGGCACGGACCTGAACCAGGTGCGCGCGGTGGCCTCGCGTATCCGCGCCGGCCAGGTGTTGCTCAATCATCCGGCCTGGAACCCGCACGCGCCGTTCGGCGGCTACAAGCGCTCGGGCAATGGCCGGGAGTTTGGCGTGCATGGGTTCGAGGAGTACCTGGAAACCAAGGCCATCATCGGCTACGAGCCCACGTGA
- a CDS encoding Lrp/AsnC family transcriptional regulator: MEGMVKLDRIDINILVELQKDGRMTNVSLADAVGLSASPCLQRVKRLEAAGYISSYKAHINLAKITESVTIFTEVTLSDHKREDFAKFEANIRQVDEVLECHLISGGYDYLVRFMTRSIQHYQEVIESIIDKNIGIAKYFSYIVIKSPVMKEVVPLRKLIRH, translated from the coding sequence ATGGAAGGCATGGTCAAACTGGACCGCATCGACATCAATATCCTGGTCGAGCTGCAAAAAGATGGCCGCATGACCAACGTCAGCCTCGCCGACGCCGTTGGCCTCTCGGCCAGCCCCTGCCTGCAGCGGGTCAAGCGCCTGGAAGCGGCGGGCTATATCTCCAGCTACAAGGCCCACATCAACCTGGCGAAGATCACCGAGTCGGTGACGATCTTCACCGAGGTGACTCTCAGCGATCACAAGCGCGAGGACTTCGCCAAGTTCGAGGCCAACATTCGCCAGGTCGACGAGGTGCTCGAATGCCACCTCATCAGCGGCGGGTACGACTACCTGGTGCGGTTCATGACGCGCAGCATCCAGCACTATCAGGAGGTGATCGAAAGCATCATCGACAAGAACATCGGCATCGCCAAATACTTCAGCTACATCGTCATCAAGTCACCGGTGATGAAAGAGGTGGTCCCCCTGCGCAAGCTGATCCGGCACTAG
- a CDS encoding HAD family hydrolase translates to MRLTDYRVLLLDCDGVLIDRDSGVWTALQGLLVGTGVVAQKGPVLDRFEQVLHGLYPRFEELGFTGLLCFAHRQLAEALQVRASWEESLSFARTPVTWPLFEDAPGALLYLRKFYRLAILCDRDAQDREALCERLGIHTEELVAPAQGQAWLDQQHVPFEQALWVRASLPEPAVQGAVCLLRRGRRQAGQCPVDECINSLADLVAQHQLWLRR, encoded by the coding sequence ATGCGCCTGACTGATTATCGTGTGTTGCTGCTCGACTGTGACGGCGTGCTGATCGACCGTGACAGTGGCGTCTGGACGGCGCTGCAGGGCTTGCTCGTCGGCACGGGGGTGGTGGCGCAAAAGGGCCCGGTACTGGACCGCTTCGAACAGGTGCTGCATGGCCTGTACCCGCGGTTCGAGGAGCTGGGCTTTACCGGGCTGTTGTGTTTTGCCCATCGCCAGTTGGCCGAAGCGTTGCAGGTGCGGGCCAGTTGGGAGGAGAGTCTGAGTTTCGCCCGTACCCCCGTGACCTGGCCGCTGTTCGAAGACGCGCCCGGAGCATTGCTGTATCTGCGCAAGTTCTACCGGCTGGCGATACTGTGTGATCGCGATGCCCAGGACCGCGAAGCGCTGTGCGAGCGCCTGGGGATCCACACCGAGGAGTTGGTGGCGCCCGCCCAAGGCCAGGCCTGGCTGGACCAGCAGCACGTACCGTTCGAGCAGGCGCTATGGGTGCGTGCCAGCCTGCCTGAGCCTGCGGTGCAGGGCGCCGTGTGCCTGTTGCGACGGGGCCGGCGGCAAGCAGGCCAGTGCCCGGTAGACGAGTGCATCAACAGCCTCGCCGACCTGGTGGCTCAACATCAGCTATGGTTACGCCGTTGA